AACTACTTGACGAGAACCGGTACATAGTTAAAGAAGGACTTAAAAGGTTAAACAACACTGCAAAACTCGGTATCGTTCGTTTAGTTCAAAAACTCGGAATATCGATGATAAGCTCCCGTGATATTGGCTACCGAATAGCTCCAAAGTTGAATGCTGCCGGACGGCTCGATTCTCCAGACGATGCGTTCAGGCTCATCATCACTAAAGATGAAGCAAGTGCTACGGAACTTGCTGAGCTGTTGCTTGGATACAATACGACGAGGCAAAGCATAGAGGCAAAGATCTACAATGAAGCTGTCCAAATGGTCGAAGAAAAGGGACTGAGCTCACTTCCAATTGTTGTTGCCTATGGCCGCGGATGGCATTTGGGCGTTATTGGTATTGTTGCGACAAGGTTGGTTCATCTCTACAACAAGCCTGTGATGGTTATCTCCGTCGAAGAAGATGGTATTGCAAGGGGTTCTGCGAGAAGTGTGCAAGGGGTGAATATAATAGAGCTTCTTGAAAGGTTCAGAGACATTTTTGAGGATTTTGGTGGTCACACAATGGCCTTAGGTTTTAGTCTTAAGGAAGAAAAAATACCCGAGTTAATTGAAGCGATTAAGACACATGTAACAGAGGATGACGTAAGGGTTGAACCGGTTGTTATGATTGACGAAAAGATAACAATTGATGAGATTGACGACAGTATCATAAAAGCAATTGAGTTGCTTGAGCCATACGGACATGGCAATCCAGAACCCGTATTCTTGATTCAGAACAGCGCTGTAGAAAGGCTTAAGATTTTTGGTGAGACTGGGTACAATGTACGTGTGACGTTAAAAGGTAACAATAAAAGTATAGAAGGTGTGGGCTTTGGCTTAAAAATTCAACCGTCTGAATTGTATGGATTGCAGCCACAATTCCTCAGGATGGACGTTGTCGGTAATTTGAGGATGGGAGAAACAGGGTTACAGTTAAATCTGTTGGACTTAAGAGTCACCCACGTTAACGATGAAGATTTAGCTGATAGAACCTTTATTCACTCGTTCATATCAAATTGGCGACAACAAAAAGAAGAAGATTATGATCAACATCGAATCGAAGATGATGTATACCAGAGATTACCCCGCGTTGCGGAGCTTAGTGATGTAAAAAGGCCTGCGTTGATACGGTTTGATATACCGTACAGAAATGCGTTCTTCTTCCACTTGATGAGAAAGGGCAGGACTCTCATTATCAATCCTTCTAGCACAGAAGCAATGCACGTGTATGAAAGCCTGCAAAGGCACAATATATCGGGATTGACTTTGGCAAACTCAATCAATCGTGTTGATGGAAGGCACTTAATAACCAACGCTGTATATGCAGAAAAGTTTATCAATTCCATCTCTGATTTTGATTTTGTTGTGCTCAACGAAATTCAGTTTTTGAGCAAATTCGAACCAGATCTTTATGAAAAGATTCTTAGAATGTTTGGGAACAGGGCGTTTTTCACAACATTGTATACATTTGAATCAAACCTCCCAGTGTACGAAGTTATTGGAAAGAGCGATTTTTCGATCGAAGATAAGAGAAACCAACCTAAATCATTGAATAATTCTAACTCTCCGTTGGTTTATCTCTTCTCTACACATAACTCGGTAGAAATCTTTTTCAACAACTACATAAAGCGAGTATCAAGCAGGGATACGGTTTTTTACTCATCTCAACTTGAGCCATTCCAGAGGTTGATAATTTCCCATCTGGTAAGAAAGAGAAAAGTAAAGCGGTTAGTCTCATCAACCAACAATGATTCCTTGCCTTCACTTTTTGGAAAAGTCGAAGTTAGGCTTTTCGACTTCCCGTACACACTGAGCGAAATAATTGATACAGTTAGTGGTGAAGGAAATGTACTGCTACAACTTAACTACTCAAAGCAAGATGTTTTTAGAAAACGTGATTCGCTAAAAAAACTTTTTCCCTCTAAAGAAGAGCTTCAAAAAATCATCGAAGAGTTGAATATATACCTGCCAATGAAAATGGAAGAATTTGAGCAATTCCTTGGTAATTATAACGTACCGAAGGGGGTCATAAAGAGTGTTTACAAGGACCTTGATGGTATTAGAGACAATTTAGTTCGTGCGGTTGATTTCGAGCCAGAAAAGATAACAAGACTCAAAGAGCGTGATATAGAATTGGGATATTTTGAAAGATACACACTTCAAATAGAATCGCTCAATGTAAAAGAGATGTTTAAACTCATCGATGAAAGATACTTGTACGATTCAGAAATAATAATTTAAATTACAAACAAGGAGAACAGAAAATGTCATTTATAGTGGTTGACTATGGAAAAAGTAAATCTGGCTATGCAGTTGGAAGCGTGTTTGTATCAGAAAGTGGGACGCTGAAAACATCGGAATTATTAAGAAAAATCGAGAACTTCGATACTGTTGTTTTCGGCTTGCCTCTTTCTATGAGCGGAAATTATTCAACACAAACATTTGAAGTGATAAAGTTCGCGCTTAAAGTAAAAGACCGCGGCAAGCGCGTATTATTTGTAGATGAGAGGGTAACCACTAAAATGGCAAAAACTTTTGAGAAGAAGGACGACGATAGGTTTAGTGCGGAGCAATTACTCCTTGAGTATATCCAAAACCCTACAAGCGCTGTTGAATTAAGAAAACATGAAGTGATAGAACCAAGGCAAATTTCATGCGATTTTGCACTTTTTATAGAAGTTCCATTTGTCGAAGCGTTCTCAGTAAGGCAAGGCATAGGGTTTTCAAAAGATCTATACATCGCTTATACATTGTTCAAAAATGGTATTTTCGTATACAGAGTTTGGAGAGATTTTTGTCAAGCTCTTGAGTCGCTTGAAAAACTCCCAGAATCGGTTATAATGAATGAAGAATATAGACTACTTTTGTCAGAATTAGATATTGAAGGATTGGAAAAAATTGTCACTCTTTTCAAAGTCGTGGTAAAATAATTGATGTATATCTATAAGAACTAGCTTAATCAAATAATCATCAATCGGCGCGTGCTCGTAGCTCAATTGGATAGAGCGTCGGACTCCGGATCCGAAGATTGCGGGTTCAAGTCCCGCCGAGCACGCCAAGAAAAAACAAAATTCGAAATCGGCAAAGATTGGTAGTATAGGCTTAGAAATCAAAGGAGGAAAGTTATATGAGAGCGACAAATTCAAAACTAGAGAAAGTAAAGGAACGCGTTTTTGAAAAGGAAGTAGACGCTATAGTTGTTATTAATATCGAAAACTCTAATACTGTTACTACTAGATATCTGTCCGGTTTTACGGGAAGTTTTTCTGCACTTTTGATTACGCCAAGAAGGCATATAATTATAACTGACTCAAGGTACTGGACACAAGTCAAGGAAGAAAGCACCTTTGAATTGGTAAAGTACGTACCACCAAGAAGTTTTTTGGATACCGTTGTTGAGTTAATCAAGAACTTAGATTTGAGAAAAATAGCAATTGAAAAAGAAAGGATTTCTGCAAGCATTTTTGAAACTCTGAAAGATAAGCTCAACGACTGCGAGTTCGAGGATATATCATCCTTAGTTGTTGATGTTAGGTCTGTCAAAGATGAAGATGAAATAGAAAAGATAGAAGTTGCTGTAGAGATTGCTCAGGAAGCATTCAAAAAGATGTTGGAAATTGCGAAACCTGGTATCAAAGAAAAAGAACTCGCAGCTTATCTTGAATACCAAATGAAATTACTGGGAGCGGATGATATCGCATTTGATACTATTATCGCATCTGGTTACAGGGGAGCCCTTCCACACGGGCGCGCTTCTGATAAAAGTATTGAAAAAGGTGAGCCTGTTGTTGTTGATTGGGGAGCAAGGTATAAAGGCTACAACAGTGACCTAACACGTGTATTTTGTGTAGGAGAACCTTCTTCCAACGTCAAGGAAGTGCACAGGATAGTATTTGAAGCTCAACAGAAAGCACTGGATGCTATAAAAGCCGGCGTTACCGGAAAAGAAATAGATGCTATAGCAAGAAATTACATTCAAGAGGCTGGATACGGTGAATATTTCGGCCATGGTTTAGGTCACGGCCTAGGTCTTGAAGTACATGAAAATCCAGGGCTTAGTTTCAGATGGGACAAGCCCTTGCAACCTGGGCAGGTTGTTACAGTAGAACCGGGCATATACCTCGAAGGTGAATTTGGTATAAGGATTGAGGAAGACGTTGTAGTTAGAGAAAATGGCTGCGAAATATTAACCAGCCTTCCGAGGGAATTAATTATTATTTGAAGGAATGAAAAGCTTGTCTGGAGATGTTTATAAACACAAGAAGTCTGGTACGGCAAAAGGTCTTGGCAAAGAGCTTACAAAACTGAACCTTATCTCGGGATTGGGATTCACAATAATAGCGAACGTCTTGGTTGGTTACCTTCTTGGGGCTTTTTTAGATGGCCTATTTTCCACAACGAAGATTTTTAAGATTATCTTCATTGTGCTTGGAACATTATCAGGTGTATACAACGGGATAACCTATATTATCAAAGAGCTCGAAAGATATGATAAAATTGAGAAACAAAAGACTGAGGACTTGGCTATATCAAAGGATCAAGAAAAGAGTAAAGACGATGGCAAACAAAACGATGAATAGTTCTGACAAGCAAGTAGTTGTAGGTTTCGTCAAGAAAATGATTATTTACTCGTCCTTCATTTCGCTTGTATTTTTCCTGATAGGAGCTGCATTGAAGCAATTTGATTTTGCACTTGGTGTGATTATAGGCGAAACAGGTGTTATAATTGGATTAATCTCAATTATCACTACAAAAGATCGATACTTCAAGTTTGGAAAAGGGTATTTCAGAACAGGCTATTTTTTGAGATATGCACTTTATTCATCGCTCTTTTTGTTAGCAGCCGTTGTTTCAAATGATCCGGCAGAGGGTATTTTGGGTGTTTTCGCTGGATTGATGAGTCTAAAAATAGTTGTATTTCTCTTTGCCTGGAGGTGGAAACTTTGAGCAAGAAGAAGATGAGTAAGAAGGCGAAAATTCAGCTGATTATTTTCTTGGTAATCTACACTGTCGTGGGACTCTTAAATGCCAAGTTAATGACCGCTCCACCCTCAGAAGCGCTTAAAAATATAGCAAATCGCTGGATCGTTCAGTTTGGTCCTAAAGATGCTTGGTATTACCGAATTAACCCGATGACTGTAATCATGTCTGTTGCTGTAGTTGCCATCATAATTGCCTTTGCAAAGTCCGTTCACAAGGAATTTAAACTTATTCCCAATAGAAAGCAGGCGTTTGCCGAATCCCTCATGGATTTTCTATACGAGATTGTGGAAAGTAGCGTTCCTAATGAAAAGTATGCAAGAACGGTTTTCAAAATCTCTATGACTTTGTTTTTGTACATTGCCGTTTCAAATCTTATTGGAGGATTTATTCCCGGAGTTTCTGTAGATGTATCGATAGCTGAAAATGGAACAAGGGCTGTCAAGTTTGTTTTATTCAACGATACATGGTTCCCACCAACAGGGGATTTAAACACGAATCTTACGTATGCAGTTATGGTTTTCATCATTAGTCAGTATTTTGCCATAAAGACAAAGGGTGTTAAAGGCTGGCTGAAGGGATTCCTTGAACCCGTTGCCTTTATGCTTCCGATGAACATCGTGGGTGAGCTTGCAAAACCGCTTTCTCATGCGATGCGTCTTTTTGGTAACATAACAGGTGGAGGTATACTGGTACTCGTTATCAGTTATCTTGTAAAGTATATGTTCCTACCACCATTTCTGTGGGCATATTTCGGAATATTCTCTGGCTTAATTCAAGCTTTTGTTTTCTCCACGTTAGCAATTGCTTACATGTCTTCTCAGATCGAAGGTTAGTGGATGCATATGAAGAGGCAGTAATATACTATCCGAACTTAAACTTATTGTGAGGAGGGAGTGCTTATGGAATTTTCTGCAGAACTTGCAAAAGCGATTATGGTAGCGGGTAAAGCCATAGGTGCAGGGCTTGCTATGGGTATTGGTGCTATTGGTCCTGGTGTCGGTGAAGGTAGTATTGGTGCACACGCTATGGATGCTATTGCCAGACAGCCAGAGCTTACGAACGTCATAACAACGCGTATGATTCTCGCAGATGCTATTGCTGAAACAACAGGTATCTATTCCCTTGTTATTGCGTTCTTGATACTCTTCGCGTTGTGAGGCGGTCCTTATGGATCTTTTTGAGATCAATTTAACCTCTGCTGTTCAACTTCTGAGCTTTTTGTTTTTGTTGTGGATGTTGAACAAGCTTCTTTACAAGCCTTTCTTTTCCATGATGGATAAACGGAGAGAAAAAATAGAGGGTGACCTGGCTGAAGCCGAACAGCTCCGTAAAAGCGCTGATGCAATGAAAAAGCAAGCAGAAGAGGAACTCAAAGCTGCACGGCAAAAGGCAGAACAAATCATAGCTGCAGCAGAGAGGGAAGCGGAAAAGATTGTCGATGAAGCTAAACAAAGAGCTCAAAAAGAAGCTGAAAAGGTTATAATAAATGCACAAGCAGAAATAGAAAGGCAAAAGCAAGAAGCTATCTCCCAAGTCCAATCCATTGCAACGGAACTTGCTATTAGCCTTGCGATGAAGGTACTCAAGGATGTCGTTGATGAAAAGGCAAAAAGAGAATACCTTATGAAAATCATAAGGGAGCATGAAAAATGATGTACTCGGCTATAGCGAGTAAATATGCAATGGCTTTGTATAACGTTTCAAAAGTTAATAACAAAACGGAAGAATACAAGGAAAACTTGAAAGTTTTTACACAAATATACGACTACATGTCTGTCTTTCTAAACAATCAGGCGATAAAACCGGAAAACCGTGCACAAGTCGTCTGCCAAATAATGAACGAGCTTGGATTAACAGTAGATCATGTTTTTAGCCGTTTCGTTTACCTTCTAATTGCTAACAAGAGACTTAAGTACATCAAACAAATTGCTACATTTTTCGATTACACCATGCTTGAAGACAAAGGCTTGATACCTGTCAATTTGACAGCAGCTATCGAACTCACGGGTGAAGAAGAAAGATTGCTGGCCGACTTTGTTAGAAGATACACAGGTAGAGAACCTGTTTTCAGCATGGCCGTAAACGAAGATTTGATTGCAGGGGTTGTTATGGAATTTGCTGGTAAAAGGTTTGACGCAAGCATCAAAGGAAGACTTGAGAACTTGGCCCGCAACGTGCTGAGAAGAGAGGGGTGATACCTTGAGATTAAACCCTGGAGAGATTGTTAGAGTATTGGAAAGTAAAATAGCAGAATATCAAGAAGAGATAAAGCTTGAAGATGTTGGAAAGGTTATACAAGTCGGAGATGGCATAGCAAGAGTTTATGGATTGAACAACGTAATGGCCAACGAAATGGTTGAATTTGTAGAAACCGGTACCAAAGGATTGGCTTTCAACCTGGAAGAAGATAACGTTGGTATCATTATACTCGGTGATTACAAAGAGATAAAAGAAGGTCATACGGTTCGAAGGCTTAATAGAATCATGGAAATTCCTGTTGGAGAAGGGCTCCTTGGTCGTGTCGTCAATCCTCTTGGAGAACCGCTCGATGGACTTGGCCCCATTGAGTACAAAGAAACAAGACCTGTGGAATTTAAGGCGCCTGGTGTTATTTATAGGAAACCTGTCGATACGCCACTTCAAACAGGTCTCAAAGTTATAGATTCTTTGATACCCATTGGAAGAGGGCAAAGGGAACTAATAATCGGAGATAGGCAGACAGGTAAGACAGCTATAGCAATAGATACAATTATCAACCAAAAAGGTAAAGGAGTATATTGTATCTACGTTGCAATAGGGCAAAAAGCCTCTGCAGTGGCAAGAATAGTCGAAAAGCTCAGGCAAACAGGTGCTATGGAATACACAACCGTTGTTGTTGCGGCTTCGTCTGACCCTGCAACATTACAGTACCTTGCACCGTACGCCGGTTGTGCAATGGGCGAATACTTTATGTTCAATGGGAAGGACGCGCTCGTAGTTTACGACGACCTGTCGAAGCACGCGGTTGCTTACAGGCAAATTTCGTTGCTTTTGAGAAGGCCACCTGGAAGGGAAGCCTACCCTGGTGATGTGTTCTACTTGCACTCAAGATTACTTGAACGTGCGGCAAGGTTGAATGAGGATTACGGAGGCGGTTCTCTGACCGCTCTTCCAATAATTGAGACGCAGGCAAACGATATTTCTGCTTATATTCCAACAAACGTTATTTCCATCACAGATGGTCAGATATACCTTGAACCTAACCTGTTTTATGCAGGACAAAGACCTGCCGTTAACATAGGTCTGTCAGTTTCTCGTGTCGGTGGAGCTGCGCAAATCAAAGCAATGAAGCAAGTCGCAGGTTCTTTGAAGCTCGATTTGGCGCAGTACCGCGAGCTTGAAACATTTGCTCAGTTTGCAACCGAGCTTGATCCAGCTACGCAAGCACAAATAACAAGAGGTCAGAGATTGATGGAGCTCATGAAACAACCGCAATACAGCCCTATGGAAGTTGAAGAGCAAGTGGTGGTACTATTTGCAGGTGTTAATGGCTATCTCGACGACCTGCCGCTATCTGCGGTCCGTCCATTCGAAGATGGATTCTTGAAATTTGTAAAGGAAAAGTACAAAGAAATATTGGACGAAATAAGGACGACAAAGCAGATTTCAAAAGAATTGGAAGAGAAACTGCATAGCATAGTCAAGGAGTTCAAAGAAGAGTTTGTAAAAGTTTACGGGAAGTGATATTAAATGAGCAGAGGTAAACTGCTTCAAATAAAAAGAAAAATCAACGCAACACAGTCACTCCAAAAGATAACAAAAGCCATGGAAATGGTCTCAACTGCCCGCATTAAGAAGGTCGAAAAAAGACTTCAGATGGCACGGGAGTTCCTCAATGAGACTAAAAAAATAGCCGCGCGTGTCCATTTTGAAGTCAAACATCCGTTCGTGACGGGAAACGGCAAAAAGGTCCTTATTGTCATAGGGACCGATATGGGATTGTGCGGTTCATTCCCAACTGAGATTGCAAAAAGGGCGATTTCACTCGATAAGAAGGAAAATTTCGATCAACTGTACATCGTCGGAGCAAAGATTGCGCCTGTTTTTAGAAATAATCCGAAAGTTGTTCGAATATACGAGCACGTATATGAAACACCAACCTTTGATTTCACTAAAACATTGGTTAACGACTTGCTAGCAAACGGCGCTGGAAAGGTAAAGGTCATATACGGAAGGTTTAAAAATAAATTAGCTCAGGTTCCAGACGTGTACGATTTGACACCTATACAGGTAGAAACAAGTTCAGTATCAGGATCAACTGAAAAAGGCGACAGGTACGAATTCGAGCCATCTGAAGAAAGTTTCCAAAACGCACTTGTTGAATTTTACGCTTCAAGTGTTTTGTATTCTTTAGCTTTTGAGACGAAAATTAGTGAGCTCTACGCACGCCAGAATGCTATGCGGAATGCTACCGAAAACGCCGAAGAAGTGGTCAGAATATTGACCATTGAATATAATAAGGCACGTCAAGCTTCAATTACTCAAGAGCTAATAGAAATAGTAACCGGTGCTGATGCATTGAAGGAAGAGTAATAAAGTAATTTCGAGTTGTTTATAAAAAGGAGCGTGGTAAGCGTGTCCAAAAAGTCCGTAGGTAAGATTGTAAGAATAATAGGACCTGTTGTGGACGTGAAATTTCAAGAAGGAGATTTACCAGACATATATGATGCGCTCGTTGTAATAAACCCGCAAACAGGCAAGAAACTTATTCTTGAAGTTGAACAACTCATAGGTGACAACATCGTTAGGACCGTTGCTATGGACAGCACAGATGGTTTAGTTCGTGGGTTAGAAGTAGAGAACACTGGCGAACCAATCAAAGCTCCTGTTGGCCGTGGAGTTTTGGGAAGAATGTTTAACGTTATAGGTGAACCCATCGACGAGCAGGGTGAATTGAAGGACATAGAATATTGGCCAATTCACAGGCCTGCGCCGAGTATGACAGAACAAAAAACTGAGATAGAGATTCTCGAAACAGGTTTGAAGGTTATAGACCTGCTTGCCCCATTCCCAAAAGGGGGTAAGATCGGATTCTTCGGCGGTGCAGGTGTCGGAAAAACCGTTCTTGTTATGGAAATGATCCGAAACATAGCGATCGAGCACCATGGATTTTCCATATTTGCAGGTGTTGGAGAAAGGACAAGGGAAGGAAACGACCTTTACCTTGAAATGACAGAAGCAGGGGTTTTAAACAACACAGTTCTTGTCTTCGGCCAGATGAATGAACCACCTGGAGCGAGGTTTAGGGTTGCACTAACTGCATTGACAATAGCTGAATATTTCAGAGACGTGGAAGGTAGAGATGTGTTACTTTTCATAGATAACATATTCAGGTTTGTCCAGGCTGGTAGCGAAGTTTCAGCCTTACTTGGAAGAATGCCATCAGCCGTTGGTTATCAACCAACACTCTCAACTGATATGGGTGAACTCCAAGAACGAATAACATCAACTAAGAAAGGATCTATTACATCTGTTCAAGCTATTTACGTTCCTGCTGACGATATCACGGATCCGGCGCCTGCCACAACATTTACACATCTTGACGCTACAATCGTTCTTTCAAGGCAACTCGCAGCGCTTGGTCTATACCCGGCTGTTGACCCACTTGACTCCACTTCTAAAATTCTTGATCCAAACATCGTTGGTAAAGAGCATTATGAAGTTGCACGTGGTGTTCAGGAAGTGCTGCAGAGGTACAAAGATTTGCAAGACATAATTGCTATACTCGGTATGGAAGAACTTTCTGAAGAAGATAAATTGATAGTTCAAAGGGCGAGAAAGATCCAGAGATTCCTCACACAGCCAACACACGTTGCAGAAAGGTTCTCTGGAATCCCAGGGGTCTATGTTCCAATAAAAGAAACAATAAGGGGTTTCAAAGAAATATTGGAAGGTAGATACGATGACTTACCAGAAGCTGCATTCTATATGGTTGGAACAATAGATGAGGCTGTTGAAAAAGCGAAAAAACTTATGAAGTCAGCTGTTATTTAAAAGATAAAGAGGAAATGATACTGCTTAGGAGTTGATTTCGATGAAGATAAAAATAGTAACTCCGTATAAAATTGTTGAATTCGACAATGCCAAATTGATAGTTTTTAAAACTGTCGAAGGAGAGATGGGTGTTCTCGATAAGAGAGCACCCATTATTACAAAACTGGCAATATCTGATGTTCGTATTCAGACAGAAAGTGGCGAGGAGAAGCTCAAGGTTATCGATGGCTTTCTCCACTGTGATGGAAGCAGCACCGTTGTTATACTCACAGAGGAAGTTGGAAGACCTGAGGAGTTTGATCCTCACAAATTTCGAAAAGAGGAATAAAAAGACGTAGACAAGTCTTGCAATGCGCTTATATCTGATCGGCAATGCAAAATTACAAATTCTTTGAAGAGGTGAATTCATCTGAAGAGTGCCATAGTGATAGACAGCACTACAAAGTTAAGAGACGATTTTCGTCCAAACATTGATATATACACCGTGCCTGTCCGGGTCTTCATAAACGACCAAGAGTTTGATGACACAGAAGAGATAACGGATAAGATTCTTGAGGCGCTAAATAGGGGTGAAAAAGTAGAGACCTCTCTACCTCGTGTGGATCTTGTCGAGGATTTGCTGGGACGACTGCGAAAAGAATATGACGTTGTCTATGTTTTATCCATCTCCTCTTTACTCAGTGGAACGTATAACCTTTTTTACACAATAGCGAACAAATACGAGAACGTGTTCGTTTTCGATTCAAAGACCGTTAGTATTCAAAATACATACGTTTTAGAGAGGATGGTAAATGATATATCGCTTGGCAAAAAAATAGAAGAAGATGATATAATATCTTATAGAGATGATTCTCTCTTTCTGATTTCCGTTTTTGACGTAACACAGCTTCAAAGAAGTGGAAGGATTGGAAAAGTTACCTCGTTGATAGGTAAAATGATGCACATCAAACCTATACTTACTATAGCGCGAAATGGAGAAGTTCAATTAGTACAAAAGGCCATTGGCATCAAAAAGGTGAAAGACATTATCAGAGAAAAGGTTCAAGAGTTTGTTGAAAAGGCCAGGCAAAAAAATAGGGGAATAAGGGTTTATGGGGCAGTTGGAACGGAAGAATATAAGGATTTTGTGTACGAAGTAGCACAAATGTACGATGTTAAACCATACTTTGTTGATATAGGACCAGCTGTTACAACACATGTTGGGACAGAAGGATTTGGAATACTCGTAGGTTTGGATTTTTGATTCCCAGCGTTATTATTGCACAACGAGGTAGGTGGATCTGTGTGAAAAATATTTACCTCTTTGACAGTTCTGTAGATTACCAGCCTGGCTTTGATTTCGGGGTCCCAACTGACGTATTTCCACTTCGTGTGTATGTGGACGGTAAGGAATATATCGATAAAGTTACTATTACTGACGAACAGTTCTATGAGTTTTGCCTCGCTGGGGCGAAGGTTTCGACCTCTCAACCGAATCCAGAAATGATGAGGGACAAGTTGAAAAAATGTTCTAAAGAATTCGAAAATGTTTACGTGGTCACTATCTCGCAAAAATTGAGTGGAACATATGATACCATCTCGTCTATTGTCAAAGATGAGAGACTGAAAAACGTGACTGTCCTTGACTCGAAGAGTGGTAGTGTAAAGACAACTTACGTGCTACAGCGCGTGATCAACGCCGCCGAAAATGGCATCAAAGTAACTCAGGAGATAGTTGATACATTTGTTAAGGAGAGTCTATTAGTTTTTTCCGTTTCCTCGCTTGAGTATCTCGAGCGTGGTGGAAGAATAGGTCATGCTAAAGCGTTGCTCGGAAAACTTTTAAGAATCAAACCTATACTCACAACGAACGACGAAGGTTATACAGCTTCACTCGGGATGGAACGAACCCATGACGGACTTATAAACCGAATGAGAGAGCTAACAAAAGAGTTCATGGCAAAAGTAGATAATCCGATAGTAATTGGTGGATACGGAGTTGTTCACATGAAAGAATATCTTGACAAACTTTTGAAAGGATTCAATGTTCACTCAGTGGCGCGAATTGGACCTGCAATAGCTGCTCATGTTGGGCCAGAAGTCTTCGGCCTAGTTGTTGGAAGGGGGTTTTGATTGATGATTAAAGATTATTTGAACAGCGTTATTGAAGAAAAATCCTCTAAGGATTTTATCGTGTTCTCAGCCGTGATTTTTTCAATAGGATTTGTTCTCTCCATTATCTCGAACGCGTTTTTCTTCATTGACCATCCGGTGGTTAAAGTTTTCATTGGAATTGCGAACACTGTCTTCTTTATAGGTGTTGTTGGAGTAAGTATTGTAATTTCTAAGTGGTTTAAGAATACGGATGAAAAACTTTACGCACTTGCCAATCTCTATCTTACGTTCACTTTGATTTTTGCTTTCATGTCTTACTTCGTTCCATTCCTTTTCCTTGTAACCGTTGCACTTATCATAGCATTGATTTTGACTGCGAAGAAATTCATTCTTGGCGAAGAGAAATTACTTGTTGGTAAAACTGTTTCATATTTCCTCATCACTCTGTCTTTCTACACGATGGAACTTGTGACCGAGCTGAACGAACAAATCATACGGAGGTGATTCTATGGACGTCAAGACATTCGCTCGCGGCTTTGAACTCTCAGAAGCTAT
The DNA window shown above is from Fervidobacterium changbaicum and carries:
- a CDS encoding DegV family protein, with the protein product MKNIYLFDSSVDYQPGFDFGVPTDVFPLRVYVDGKEYIDKVTITDEQFYEFCLAGAKVSTSQPNPEMMRDKLKKCSKEFENVYVVTISQKLSGTYDTISSIVKDERLKNVTVLDSKSGSVKTTYVLQRVINAAENGIKVTQEIVDTFVKESLLVFSVSSLEYLERGGRIGHAKALLGKLLRIKPILTTNDEGYTASLGMERTHDGLINRMRELTKEFMAKVDNPIVIGGYGVVHMKEYLDKLLKGFNVHSVARIGPAIAAHVGPEVFGLVVGRGF